GcccttttagttttttatttataagaacataACGTTAtcgtttttaatgaattaaaaataaataaaatataaatttattttgaatgtttaCGTCAGATCTTTCACATTTCAGAATATACTTCCATAGTTAAATAGCACTACCTTTATAATTTTGCtaccagattaaaaaaaatatagcttttTCAGCATGACAAGTTTGTGTAATACGACATGCGTATACGTTTATGCCCCTAATCCCGATTTATTTGTCTTGAATTGAATCCAGCTGatgaattgtaatttattaaaaacctttCTTAGTGTTCCTCTAAAAAATCTAAGATATCAACTATACAGCCAAACTATATTTAAACTTGACTATGCATTGATAATCAggacatttaaaatatagttttggtACTTATTTTggtaaaatagaaattatttttaagtataacttgattaaatataagcacagatgtttttctttttaaacaatatttattgcaCATTTATTGCACAAAATGAATAATaccagtaattatttataaaaccattttttaataaacatatgttGAGAAAACATCTTGGAAGGGAAATTCAGCCATTTCAGGTACTAAAATATCAGCTAAAAAGCATGCAGTTCCAGCAGTGccttcatacaaactttcaggATTATCTGGAAGCCTTGCATCCTTCATAAATTCCTCAGTATTCATAAAATCAACAAACCGAATAGCTCTGTGTAGATATTTCTCTTCACCAGTCAATCTGTATAAAAGAAGAAATACATAGCCGTTACCAGCTACACCATGACATATTCCAGGCCCCTTACGAAGCAAACCTTTCTGCCAAACTGCATCGCCAGCCTTGATACAAGCATTAAGGAACTTTTGATCTTTGAATACTAAATAAGCCTTTgccactaaataaataataccagGTGCTCCATGACACCAGTGAATAAGCTTATGGTCTGATAAACCAATTTCTTCCATAAAGCAAGGCCAGTTTCCTCCATCAGTTTGTAAAGAAGACATAAAGTGAACTGTTTCCTTTATATCATGAGCGGCTGATGTATTGAATTCCAAGTAACCAGGAACAGATATAAGCatctgtaaaataaaacttagtcCATGTGCCGCACCTAAATACTCAGTATTATAATAGTGATACATCAATGGACATGGACTTCGGTGTCTCTTTGAATATTCTCTTCCAGACATAACTATTATATCGCAGATTTTATATAGCTCCTCATTAGAGAAGATTTGTGTTTGTATCTCTCGACTTAACCACAGAGCTCCAGCTAGATATCCAGCTCGACCGACGAAAAATTCATCACCCCCGCATTTAAGAAATTTTGggtttaaatagtaattatagaGAGACTTATATGCTTCTAAATATTCGACGAATTGTTTATCTCCTATTTCTTTCTTTA
This genomic stretch from Nymphalis io chromosome 17, ilAglIoxx1.1, whole genome shotgun sequence harbors:
- the LOC126774988 gene encoding lanC-like protein 3 homolog, whose product is MSKILQKVSSFVSLRNFLSKLTPFGIKMVRYFPNPYEDYKPGEVLLNKDEIINQINEILSNITKRLQPTHKNVEGGLYVGITGVSFTFYYLSKNQLLSEKRNSYIEKALEYLAPALVTSVGDKTSFLLGDAGTYALATALKKEIGDKQFVEYLEAYKSLYNYYLNPKFLKCGGDEFFVGRAGYLAGALWLSREIQTQIFSNEELYKICDIIVMSGREYSKRHRSPCPLMYHYYNTEYLGAAHGLSFILQMLISVPGYLEFNTSAAHDIKETVHFMSSLQTDGGNWPCFMEEIGLSDHKLIHWCHGAPGIIYLVAKAYLVFKDQKFLNACIKAGDAVWQKGLLRKGPGICHGVAGNGYVFLLLYRLTGEEKYLHRAIRFVDFMNTEEFMKDARLPDNPESLYEGTAGTACFLADILVPEMAEFPFQDVFSTYVY